A section of the Paramisgurnus dabryanus chromosome 4, PD_genome_1.1, whole genome shotgun sequence genome encodes:
- the hikeshi gene encoding protein Hikeshi isoform X1 — protein sequence MFGCLVAGRLVQTDVQQIASDKFVFNLPDYEHVNHVVVFMLGTSPFPAGMGGAVYFSFPDPCVGQVWQLLGFITNEKPSAIFKISGLKAGEGGAHPFGMMDVPQVSSMAQIGVSVEALDSLAQQTPVSNASVSTVDSFTQFTQKMLESLYNFTSSFALTQAQMTPNPSEMYVPASSILKWYENFQRRMVQNPNFWKT from the exons ATGTTCGGATGTCTCGTCGCTGGCAGACTG GTTCAAACAGACGTGCAGCAAATCGCCAGCGATAAATTCGTCTTTAATCTGCCGGACTACGAGCACGTGAATCATGTGGTGGTCTTTATGTTGGGCACGAGCCCTTTCCCGGCCGGTATGGGTGGTGCTGTCTACTTCTCTTTCCCAGACCCTTGTGTCGGTCAGGTGTGGCAGCTGTTGGGCTTTATAACAAACGAGAAGCCCAGTGCCATATTCAAGATCTCTGGTCTAAAAGCTG GTGAGGGTGGAGCTCATCCGTTTGGAATGATGGATGTTCCTCAGGTCTCGTCCATGGCTCAGATCGGAGTCTCTGTGGAAGCTTTGGATTCGCTGGCACAACAGACACCAGTGTCAAACGCAAGCGTTTCCACAGTGGACTCATTTACTCAG TTCACACAGAAGATGTTGGAGAGCTTGTACAACTTTACTTCTTCTTTTGCACTGACACAAGCACAAATGACACCTAACCCTTCAGAGATGTATGTTCCTGCCAGCTCCATCCTTAAATG GTATGAAAATTTTCAAAGACGGATGGTGCAAAATCCAAACTTCTGGAAGACGTAA
- the hikeshi gene encoding protein Hikeshi isoform X2, which yields MLGTSPFPAGMGGAVYFSFPDPCVGQVWQLLGFITNEKPSAIFKISGLKAGEGGAHPFGMMDVPQVSSMAQIGVSVEALDSLAQQTPVSNASVSTVDSFTQFTQKMLESLYNFTSSFALTQAQMTPNPSEMYVPASSILKWYENFQRRMVQNPNFWKT from the exons ATGTTGGGCACGAGCCCTTTCCCGGCCGGTATGGGTGGTGCTGTCTACTTCTCTTTCCCAGACCCTTGTGTCGGTCAGGTGTGGCAGCTGTTGGGCTTTATAACAAACGAGAAGCCCAGTGCCATATTCAAGATCTCTGGTCTAAAAGCTG GTGAGGGTGGAGCTCATCCGTTTGGAATGATGGATGTTCCTCAGGTCTCGTCCATGGCTCAGATCGGAGTCTCTGTGGAAGCTTTGGATTCGCTGGCACAACAGACACCAGTGTCAAACGCAAGCGTTTCCACAGTGGACTCATTTACTCAG TTCACACAGAAGATGTTGGAGAGCTTGTACAACTTTACTTCTTCTTTTGCACTGACACAAGCACAAATGACACCTAACCCTTCAGAGATGTATGTTCCTGCCAGCTCCATCCTTAAATG GTATGAAAATTTTCAAAGACGGATGGTGCAAAATCCAAACTTCTGGAAGACGTAA
- the eed gene encoding polycomb protein eed: MRRKMSESHAEAGNEMPSNKKQKLSSDENSNPDLSGDENDDAVSIESGTNTERPDTPTNTANAPGRKSWGKGKWKSKKCKYSFKCVNSLREDHGQPLFGVQFNWHSKEGDPLVFATVGSNRVTLYECHSQGEIRLLQSYVDADADENFYTCAWTFDTSTSHPLLAVAGSRGIIRIINHITMQCVKHYVGHGNAINELKFHPRDPNLLLSVSKDHALRLWNIQTDTLVAIFGGVEGHRDEVLSADFDLLGDKIMSCGMDHSLKLWRINSERMQKAIRGSYEYNPSKTNRPFVSQKIHFPDFSTRDIHRNYVDCVRWLGDLILSKSCENAIVCWKPGKMEEDIDRIKANESNVTILGRFDYSQCDIWYMRFSMDFWQKMLALGNQVGKLYVWDLEVEDPHKAKCTTLTVPKCTSAIRQTSFSRDSSILIAVCDDASIWRWDRLR, encoded by the exons ATGAGGAGGAAGATGTCTGAATCTCACGCCGAGGCGGGAAACGAGATGCCGAGtaataaaaaacagaaattAAGCAGTGATGAAAATAGCAACCCCGATCTGTCTGGAGATGAAAAC GATGATGCCGTCAGCATTGAAAGTGGCACCAACACAGAACGGCCAGATACCCCAACAAACACTGCTAATGCCCCGGGTAGAAAGAGCTGGGGCAAAGGCAAGTGGAAGTCCAAGAAATGCAAGTATTCCTTCAAGTGTGTCAACAGTTTAAGG GAGGATCACGGGCAGCCTTTGTTTGGTGTTCAGTTTAATTGGCACAGCAAGGAAGGAGATCCGCTTGTGTTTGCCACCGTCGGCAGTAACAGA GTCACTTTATACGAGTGTCATTCTCAAGGAGAGATTCGTCTCCTGCAGTCATATGTAGATGCAGAT GCAGATGAAAACTTCTACACTTGCGCTTGGACCTTTGACACGAGCACCAGTCACCCGCTGCTGGCTGTGGCCGGTTCTCGCGGTATCATTCGCATCATTAACCACATCACCATGCAGTGCGTCAAA CATTACGTCGGCCACGGTAACGCAATCAACGAACTCAAGTTTCATCCCAGAGATCCCAACCTTCTGCTGTCAGTTAGTAAAG ATCACGCTCTGCGCCTGTGGAACATCCAGACAGATACTCTGGTGGCCATATTTGGAGGTGTTGAGGGTCACCGTGATGAGGTCTTGAGCGCG GATTTTGACCTTCTCGGTGATAAGATTATGTCATGTGGCATGGATCACTCGCTCAAGCTGTGGAGAATAAACTCTGAGCGGATGCAGAAAGCAATACGTGGTTCTTATGAGTATAATCCAAGCAAAACTAACAG GCCTTTTGTGTCTCAAAAGATTCACTTCCCAGACTTTTCCACCCGAGACATCCACAGGAACTACGTGGATTGTGTCCGCTGGCTTGGAGATTTGATTCTCTCAAAG TCGTGTGAGAATGCAATTGTGTGCTGGAAACCTGGGAAAATGGAAGAGGATATTGACCGCATCAAAGCAAACGAGTCCAACGTGACGATTCTCGGCCGCTTCGATTACAGCCAGTGTGACATTTGGTACATGCGCTTCTCTATGGACTTCTGGCAAAAG atgCTGGCTCTGGGAAATCAGGTGGGGAAACTCTACGTTTGGGACCTGGAAGTGGAAGATCCTCATAAAGCAAA GTGTACCACGCTCACGGTTCCTAAATGCACGTCGGCCATCAGACAGACGAGCTTCAGCAGGGACAGCAGTATTCTCATCGCCGTGTGTGATGATGCATCTATTTGGCGCTGGGACCGACTGCGCTGA
- the nfkbiz gene encoding NF-kappa-B inhibitor zeta, whose translation MIIDRVCEDFSAFMDRDNDIMTSPVHLSSFYSCSSPAEPNLTDGSPISDSDQSWNNNADSPSNCINVKASPSRYQGVRVKKTVKEMIMQKREIQAQQYQMETEFPAVIREFQGRNGSAENLSYCPVKRLKTMDRNIPSPHFQSENFFCESEMFEDIGDLLPKECLSIESVTVQGCTMPVCHSLLYPDVENPFYTACNPLQPKESTYPPSVQTLGPQMAPRFNMTVPVRPVSFFEWQIKQEEEKLMGLSHVQLTSRDEDGDTFLHIAVAQGRRALAFVLARKMAAINMLDLKEHNKQSAFQVSVAANQHLIAQDLLSLGAEVDTLDFWGRSPLHVCAEKGHTLTLQAIQKSMQTNGRHVNMEAVNFDGLTPLHVAVLSHNAVVQELSCHGTPPSNHTVALVQRRKLLWECINTLLMMGASIETKDRKSGRAALHMAAEEANVELLRLFLDQPNFYSVINAKAFNGNTALHMVSALMGRQAQADAVRLLLRRGADPSSKNLENEQPAQLVPDGPLGDQVRRILKGKTAQLRQ comes from the exons ATGATCATTGACAGAGTTTGTGAGGATTTTTCGGCTTTTATGGACCGGGACAATGACATCATGACGAGTCCGGTTCACCTGAGTTCCTTTTACAGCTGTTCTTCACCCGCCGAACCGAATCTGACCGACGGCTCTCCGATCTCTGATTCCGATCAGAGCTGGAATAATAACGCGGACAGCCCGTCAAACTGCATCAACG tgAAAGCGAGTCCGAGTCGCTATCAAGGTGTGCGCGTGAAGAAAACAGTGAAAGAGATGATCATGCAGAAACGCGAGATTCAG GCTCAACAATATCAGATGGAAACTGAATTCCCAG CTGTGATCCGTGAGTTTCAGGGAAGAAATGGGAGTGCTGAGAATCTGTCTTACTGTCCTGTGAAAAGACTCAAAACCATGGACAGAAACATCCCG TCTCCACACTTCCAAAGTGAGAACTTCTTTTGTGAGTCTGAGATGTTCGAGGATATTGGAGATCTCTTGCCTAAAGAGTGTCTCTCCATTGAGTCTGTGACAGTACAGGGATGCACAATGCCAGTTTGTCATTCATTGCTTTACCCTGATGTAGAAAACCCCTTTTACACCGCTTGCAACCCACTCCAGCCCAAAGAGAGCACGTACCCTCCCTCAGTTCAAACCCTGGGCCCTCAGATGGCTCCCAGGTTTAATATGACCGTCCCCGTCCGGCCGGTTTCCTTTTTTGAATGGCAGATAAAGCAGGAGGAGGAGAAACTGATGGGCTTGAGCCATGTGCAGCTCACCTCCAGAGATGAAGATGGAGACAC GTTCTTGCACATCGCAGTGGCGCAGGGCAGGAGAGCTTTGGCGTTTGTCCTCGCCAGAAAAATGGCCGCCATTAACATGCTGGATTTGAAAGAACACAACAAGCAG AGCGCCTTTCAGGTGAGCGTTGCTGCAAATCAACACCTGATTGCACAAGACCTGCTTTCATTGGGAGCTGAAGTTGACACCCTGGACTTTTGGGGCCGATCCCCACTCCACGTGTGTGCTGAGAAGGGCCACACCTTAACCCTACAG GCCATCCAGAAATCCATGCAGACCAATGGGAGACACGTCAACATGGAGGCGGTCAACTTTGATG GACTCACGCCTCTTCATGTAGCAGTTCTGTCCCACAATGCCGTGGTGCAGGAGCTGTCGTGTCACGGGACGCCCCCCTCAAATCACACTGTGGCTCTGGTGCAGAGGAGGAAGCTACTGTGGGAATGTATCAACACATTGTTGATGATGGGCGCTTCTATCGAAACAAAG GACCGCAAAAGCGGCCGCGCAGCTCTACACATGGCAGCCGAAGAAGCGAACGTTGAACTTCTGCGTCTTTTTCTAGACCAACCTAACTTCTACTCTGTCATAAATGCCAAG GCCTTTAACGGGAACACGGCACTTCACATGGTCAGCGCTCTGATGGGTCGCCAGGCGCAGGCTGACGCTGTTCGATTGCTGCTGAGACGTGGAGCCGATCCCAGCTCCAAGAACCTAGAGAACGAACAACCGGCCCAACTTGTGCCCGATGGTCCGCTGGGAGACCAG GTGCGTCGGATCCTGAAAGGAAAAACGGCTCAGCTCCGCCAGTGA